In Miscanthus floridulus cultivar M001 chromosome 5, ASM1932011v1, whole genome shotgun sequence, one genomic interval encodes:
- the LOC136452105 gene encoding uncharacterized protein: MERGDGGGGMAPRGGGVGSAAMLGLDMHLAPQQMHPAAAFQHQQQGGFQLQQPAPVAVRQQQAPPSFSPYSNTSSSRVVVSAAAVGHDDDMVGNNGGGGKGGVVVPQQLASAACPWTRMKWTDAMVRLLIGVVYSVGDDGEGVATAGSAAGGKAGRAGSSGHGHGHAAAAAQQQKKGKWKSVSHAMMEKGFVVSPQQCEDKFNDLNKRYKRVVDLLGRGRACRVVENHALLDTLDDLTPKAKEEARKLLSSKHLFFREMCTYHNNLLPHAGGGAASDAACLHHPLPAPVAAAASSAARHAYAQQQAAPSPPGMKDSSADVADDDEDDDSDDAVSDNGDDDEDDYGMYHSNNRPSRQHSGGGRSKRGRGENGAAAEDLDDEAEGGCWRRARRRAAARVAPDPSAMLRQLKSELASGTAAAMDPQQARSWMHRRAVEVEEQQIRLDSHACYLDGQRLKWERFRGDKERDMERARLQNDRLRMESRRLLLMLRHKDIELDMAEANSSSVDHHPGAGASPLAAHQQPQPIGSSPSPSTAGHPN, translated from the coding sequence ATGGAGAGGGGCGACGGGGGAGGAGGGATGGCGCCGCGGGGCGGCGGGGTGGGGTCGGCGGCAATGCTGGGGCTGGACATGCACCTTGCCCCGCAGCAGATGCACCCGGCCGCCGCGTTCCAGCACCAGCAGCAGGGTGGGTTCCAGCTGCAGCAGCCGGCGCCGGTGGCGGTgaggcagcagcaggcgccgccgTCGTTCTCGCCCTACTCCAACACGTCGTCGTCCAGGGTCGTGGTgagcgcggcggcggtggggcaCGACGACGACATGGTGGGcaacaacggcggcggcgggaagGGAGGAGTGGTGGTGCCGCAGCAGCTGGCGTCGGCGGCGTGCCCGTGGACCAGGATGAAGTGGACGGACGCCATGGTGCGCCTGCTCATCGGGGTGGTGTACAGCGTCGGGGACGACGGCGAGGGCGTGGCGACGGCTGGCAGCGCGGCGGGAGGCAAGGCGGGCAGGGCGGGCTCGTCGgggcacggccacggccacgcggcggcggcggcgcagcagcagAAGAAGGGCAAGTGGAAGTCGGTGTCGCACGCCATGATGGAGAAAGGCTTCGTGGTGTCGCCGCAGCAGTGCGAGGACAAGTTCAACGACCTCAACAAGCGGTACAAGCGCGTGGTCGACCTGCTGGGCCGCGGCCGCGCCTGCCGCGTGGTCGAGAACCACGCGCTGCTCGACACCCTCGACGACCTCACGCCCAAGGCCAAGGAAGAGGCGCGCAAGCTGCTCAGCTCCAAGCACCTCTTCTTCCGCGAGATGTGCACCTACCACAACAACCTGCTGCCgcacgccggcggcggcgcggcgagcgacGCCGCCTGCCTCCACCACCCGCTGCCGGCGCCCGTGGCCGCCGCAGCCTCGTCCGCCGCTCGCCACGCCTACGCGCAGCAGCAGGCGGCCCCGTCCCCGCCGGGGATGAAGGACTCCTCCGCCGACGTCgcggacgacgacgaggacgacgacagcGACGACGCCGTGAGCGACAAcggggacgacgacgaggacgactaCGGCATGTACCACAGCAACAACCGCCCCAGTCGTCAGCACAGCGGCGGCGGGCGCAGCAAGCGCGGGCGTGGCGAGAATGGCGCCGCGGCCGAGGACCTCGACGACGAGGCGGAAGGCGGTTGTTGGAGACGCgcgaggaggagggcggcggcgcgggtggCACCCGACCCATCGGCGATGCTGCGGCAGCTGAAGAGCGAGCTCGCGTCCGGGACCGCCGCGGCGATGGACCCGCAGCAGGCCCGAAGCTGGATGCACCGCCGcgcggtggaggtggaggagcagCAGATCCGCCTGGACTCCCACGCGTGCTACCTGGATGGGCAGCGGCTGAAATGGGAGCGGTTCCGCGGCGACAAGGAGCGCGACATGGAACGCGCGCGCCTGCAGAACGACCGCCTCCGCATGGAGAGCCGGCGCTTGCTGCTGATGCTCCGCCACAAGGACATCGAGCTCGACATGGCCGAGGCAAACTCTTCCTCCGTCGATCACCACCCCGGCGCCGGCGCGTCGCCGCTCGCAGCACACCAGCAGCCGCAGCCGATTGGGTCCAGCCCCAGCCCGTCCACCGCC